In Fusarium oxysporum f. sp. lycopersici 4287 chromosome 4, whole genome shotgun sequence, a genomic segment contains:
- a CDS encoding cysteine synthase A — translation MASPNPLNVYHGQDSIQKYFDPETAPPLPLVEIPDSLNPYRQDGVRIYAKMMTMHPANNVKAMPALNLLQNCVVPGKTKAVVEYSSGSTVLSMSLISRAIHGVDDVRAFLSNKTSSTKLKLMQFFGIDITLFGGPSQPEPLDERGGIRAAQRLAQESDATIINPNQYENDLNWNAHVKWTGPQIYKQLPEINVICAGMGTSGTMTGLGTYFKDAKPTVYRLGVCTAPGDRVPGPRSFALMAPVQFPWKRAVDHIEEVDSHNSFSMSLDLCRNGIVCGPSSGFNLKGLYQLIEKRKAEGTLSDLAGPDGTVNCVFLCCDLPYQYINEYFDKLGESYFPSIKNGDLLEVDLYRYDEKWERSASEALGAFFDVDRGALLDMVLADPKTGSVNTVDLQSILRSKQDTTIIDLRQPDDFSMFHLPGAVNMPFVQDGTPSPFSDAKLLESLWKNLDGAFKAPGAEVQSLLSGRRVLITCYDGDSARVATSVLRAKGYEADSIRGGFQALNKMRQSSNQTPMAGSRESSPWVDLSQEALSVGASQSARVSL, via the exons CCTCAACGTGTACCATGGACAAGACTCCATCCAGAAGTACTTCGATCCAGAAACAGCACCGCCGCTACCGCTTGTCGAGATTCCCGACTCGCTTAATCCCTATCGTCAAGATGGAGTACGTATTTATGCCAAGATGATGACTATGCATCCTGCGAACAACGTCAAAGCGATGCCAG CCTTGAATCTTCTTCAAAATTGTGTCGTTCCTGGCAAGACAAAGGCTGTTGTCGAGTACAGCTCTGGATCAACTGTCCTGTCCATGTCATTGATTTCACGAGCGATTCATGGAGTCGATGATGTTCGAGCGTTCTTGAGTAACAAGACGAGCTCAACAAAGCTTAAACTCATGCAGTTCTTTGGCATTGACAT CACGCTGTTCGGCGGTCCGTCCCAGCCAGAGCCTCTCGACGAGCGCGGTGGCATCAGAGCTGCTCAAAGGCTTGCGCAAGAATCAGATGCGaccatcatcaacccaaATCAATATGAGAACGATCTT AACTGGAATGCCCACGTCAAGTGGACTGGTCCACAAATCTACAAGCAGTTACCAGAGATAAACGTCATCTGTGCTGGCATGGGGACCTCAG GAACTATGACTGGACTTGGCACATACTTCAAAGATGCAAAGCCTACAGTATACCGACTTGG TGTTTGCACAGCACCCGGTGACCGAGTCCCCGGCCCCCGATCCTTCGCTCTCATGGCTCCCGTCCAGTTTCCCTGGAAACGGGCAGTCGATCATATCGAAGAAGTCGACTCTCACAACTCTTTCTCCATGTCGTTAGATCTCTGCCGAAACGGTATCGTCTGTGGACCTTCTTCAGGTTTCAACCTTAAGGGTTTGTACCAGCTTATAGAAAAGCGTAAGGCTGAAGGTACTCTGTCAGACCTGGCTGGACCAGACGGAACTGTCAACTGTGTCTTCCTATGCTGTGACCTGCCTTATCAGTACATCAACGAGTACTTTGACAAGCTTGGAGAGAGCTACTTCCCCTCCATCAAGAACGGG GACCTCTTGGAAGTCGACTTGTATCGGTATGATGAAAAATGGGAGAGATCAGCATCCGAGGCCCTCGGTGCATTCTTTGACGTTGACAGAGGAGCACTTCTCGACATGGTCCTTGCCGACCCCAAGACAGGATCTGTCAATACCGTCGACTTACAGAGCATTCTGAGATCCAAACAGGACACTACTATAATCGATCTACGCCAACCTGACGACTTCAGCATGTTCCATCTACCAGGCGCTGTCAATATGCCTTTTGTCCAAGACGGCACCCCAAGCCCATTCTCTGATGCAAAGCTATTGGAATCACTATGGAAGAATCTTGATGGGGCTTTTAAGGCTCCAGGAGCAGAAGTCCAGTCTCTTCTCAGCGGAAGACGAGTTCTTATCACATGTTACGATGGCGACAGCGCTCGAGTTGCAACCAGTGTCTTGAGGGCCAAGGGATATGAGGCGGATAGTATCAGAGGTGGGTTTCAGGCATTGAACAAGATGAGACAGAGCTCAAACCAAACCCCTATGGCTGGATCTCGAGAATCATCGCCTTGGGTGGATTTGAGTCAGGAGGC